In the Flavobacterium sp. 90 genome, CAAAAACGCAAAAATAAAAGTTATTGGAGACAGTTCGATAAACGATGCCAATCATATTTCCGGACCTTCAAGAACAGGCGAAGGTTTGTTTAGAAGTATTCAGAATGCTTTGAAAGAAGCTCAGATAAATCCAGATCAAATCGATTATATTTCAGCGCATGGAACCGCAACTCCATTCAATGACGAAATGGAAGCGATTGCTTTGAATCGTTTAGATTTACAAAATGTTCCCATAAATAGTCTGAAAGGATTTTACGGACATACATTAGGCGCTTCGGGATTATTAGAAACCGTAATTGCAATTGAATCAACAAATCAAAATATACTTTTTGAATCGAAAGGTTTTGACGAAATCGGCGTAAGCGAATCGATTAATATTATTGAGAAAAATGAAGAGAGAAATATTGATTTCTTTTTGAAAACAGCTTCTGGATTTGGAGGTTGTAATACGGCGGTGATATTTGAAAAGATAAAATAATATGGTATTAATCTTTTGTAAAAAAAGCTATTCCTTTTATTTCTTTTTCTTTTAAAACAGAATTGACAATTTTAATAATTTTTATTTTTGGAATCTCTTGATTTTCTAAAGACATTGTAGAAAATACTGTATCAACAAGAACTTTTGACAAAAAGCTTTTTTGTTTTAATTGCGGATATTTTTCATAGAATTTCATCAGGCATCAAATCTATAAAATTTAATTCCAACTTGTAAGTAAATCTTATAAGTTAAATAAAAAAGATAAATAATAATTTTCGAGTATTAGTAAATTTAAAAATGATAGATAAAAAAGAGCTAAGTAATAAAATAAGCAAATCTAAAACCTTACTATTTACAATAATTGCTATTTCTTGCTTTTTAGTTGTATCTGTTTTTGATTTCTTCGATCAGAGTTTTAGTCTTCACGATATTTTGGTCGAATTTCATGGGCTCGTTTTTGACTTAGTTATTTTTGGAATTTTAATAACAACTTACGAAACTATCTCTTCCAAAAAAGAAAAAATTGAAAGATATAATGAAGAACTAAATGATTATAAATTTTGGAAAAGTGAAGAATCAATGTATAGAACAAGAGGAATAATTAAAAGATTAGTTAGTTTGGGTGAAAAAAAATTAGATTTGTCTTTTTGTTATCTAGCAAATGATAATTCTTTGCTTCAATATACTGACATGAAAGAATGGAATTTTACTGGTGCAACATTAACAAATTGTGGATTTGGAGCAAGCAACATTACAAACTCAAATTTCACATTAGCAAAATTAAACAGAGGTACTTTTATAGATGTTAATTTAACTAATTCTAATTTTAGAAATGCAAACCTTTATCTAACAAAGTT is a window encoding:
- a CDS encoding pentapeptide repeat-containing protein, coding for MIDKKELSNKISKSKTLLFTIIAISCFLVVSVFDFFDQSFSLHDILVEFHGLVFDLVIFGILITTYETISSKKEKIERYNEELNDYKFWKSEESMYRTRGIIKRLVSLGEKKLDLSFCYLANDNSLLQYTDMKEWNFTGATLTNCGFGASNITNSNFTLAKLNRGTFIDVNLTNSNFRNANLYLTKFENCNLTSVDFLNARVDSISWFSELKKSKNIGVEILKNRYYIEETKNEFTTIYKLQLRS